In a genomic window of Leucoraja erinacea ecotype New England chromosome 8, Leri_hhj_1, whole genome shotgun sequence:
- the LOC129699364 gene encoding uncharacterized protein LOC129699364 isoform X2, translated as MFSLIFSTLSLSLCAVGLTANTSLIQSPGALVVREGETVEIRCVLNSTNVNNIVNKFHVHWYNSRNGKIKLSLYDNGITYRSLGFSERFQLSRNVTSNSYSLTIREVKIADSADYICGLWGHLFGDGTKLNVTIANPPILIQFPRLERVTEGHTARLRCSMENAEVGNTDVHWYRELPGLDMEWVLTHEAGGSVRRRPGFTERFQPFKDASNSSFILNVTNVTLNDSAVYYCTVWGDIRGNGTQLKVTNLLDDPVLIQSPPVSKVAEGVTVQLQCVLHKAGVNDTDVHWNQQRPGKNSEWIMSHFVDGKVTRSGCISDRFKSFRNAMSNSYILTIANVSINDTAVYNCSVWSYIYGAGSQLNVTDQTYEKLSLKILGGIVACVLVFILLFIILAIAVCYMKKWVCFQHMFKPEGNSTEDLNPVYSTVAVETKTNTEPAPNVTMSAEPEILYADIQFARKNAKAPTLEVSEETTEYAAIKRT; from the exons GTCTAACAGCAAACACATCCCTGATCCAATCCCCAGGAGCTCTGGTGGTGCGTGAAGGTGAAACAGTGGAGATACGGTGTGTCCTGAACAGCACCAATGTGAATAACATTGTGAACAAATTCCACGTTCACTGGTACAACTCACGTAATGGAAAAATCAAACTTAGTCTTTATGACAATGGCATCACTTACAGGTCACTGGGCTTCTCCGAGCGATTTCAGCTTTCCAGGAACGTCACCAGTAACAGCTACTCACTGACCATCAGAGAGGTGAAGATTGCCGACTCTGCTGATTACATCTGTGGCCTTTGGGGGCATTTATTTGGAGATGGAACCAAGCTGAATGTAACCA TTGCAAATCCTCCGATCCTGATCCAATTCCCGAGGCTGGAGCGTGTCACTGAGGGTCACACGGCACGGTTACGGTGCTCCATGGAGAACGCTGAAGTGGGAAACACTGATGTCCACTGGTACCGAGAACTACCCGGGCTGGACATGGAGTGGGTTTTAACACACGAGGCAGGAGGCAGCGTACGAAGGAGACCAGGCTTCACTGAGCGGTTCCAGCCGTTCAAAGACGCctccaacagcagcttcatcctgaATGTCACAAACGTGACGCTCAATGACTCTGCCGTCTATTACTGCACAGTGTGGGGAGATATCAGAGGGAATGGAACCCAGCTCAAAGTAACCA ATCTCCTGGATGATCCGGTCCTTATCCAGTCTCCGCCAGTCAGCAAGGTGGCAGAGGGTGTAACCGTGCAGTTGCAATGTGTCTTGCACAAAGCTGGTGTGAATGACACTGACGTCCACTGGAACCAGCAGCGACCTGGGAAAAACAGCGAGTGGATAATGAGCCACTTTGTGGATGGCAAAGTCACCAGGTCTGGCTGTATCTCTGACCGCTTTAAGTCTTTCAGGAATGCCATGAGCAACAGTTACATTCTGACAATCGCCAATGTCTCCATCAATGACACTGCTGTCTACAACTGCAGTGTGTGGAGTTACATCTATGGAGCAGGATCCCAGCTCAATGTAACTG ATCAAACATATGAAAAGTTGTCTTTGAAAATCTTGGGCGGTATTGTAGCCTGTGTCCTGGTATTCATCCTCTTATTCATCATCTTAGCAATAGCAGTGTGCTATATGAAGAAATGGGTGTGCTTTCAACACATGTTTAAACCCGAAGG GAACTCTACTGAAGACCTGAACCCAGTTTATTCAACAGTTGCAG TTGAAACCAAGACCAATACAGAACCGGCCCCCAATGTCACTATG TCGGCGGAACCGGAGATACTCTATGCTGATATTCAGTTTGCACGAAAGAATGCCAAAGCTCCAACCTTAGAAGTCAGCGAGGAGACAACCGAATATGCTGCCATCAAACGTACATAG
- the LOC129699364 gene encoding uncharacterized protein LOC129699364 isoform X1 yields MWRIFMNIQELSCCLLFQIIFVVIICSDLWLLLPTGLTANTSLIQSPGALVVREGETVEIRCVLNSTNVNNIVNKFHVHWYNSRNGKIKLSLYDNGITYRSLGFSERFQLSRNVTSNSYSLTIREVKIADSADYICGLWGHLFGDGTKLNVTIANPPILIQFPRLERVTEGHTARLRCSMENAEVGNTDVHWYRELPGLDMEWVLTHEAGGSVRRRPGFTERFQPFKDASNSSFILNVTNVTLNDSAVYYCTVWGDIRGNGTQLKVTNLLDDPVLIQSPPVSKVAEGVTVQLQCVLHKAGVNDTDVHWNQQRPGKNSEWIMSHFVDGKVTRSGCISDRFKSFRNAMSNSYILTIANVSINDTAVYNCSVWSYIYGAGSQLNVTDQTYEKLSLKILGGIVACVLVFILLFIILAIAVCYMKKWVCFQHMFKPEGNSTEDLNPVYSTVAVETKTNTEPAPNVTMSAEPEILYADIQFARKNAKAPTLEVSEETTEYAAIKRT; encoded by the exons ATGTGGAGAATATTCATGAATATCCAAGAGCTTTCATGCTGCCTtttgtttcaaattatttttgtggTCATCATCTGTTCTGATCTTTGGTTGTTATTACCCACAGGTCTAACAGCAAACACATCCCTGATCCAATCCCCAGGAGCTCTGGTGGTGCGTGAAGGTGAAACAGTGGAGATACGGTGTGTCCTGAACAGCACCAATGTGAATAACATTGTGAACAAATTCCACGTTCACTGGTACAACTCACGTAATGGAAAAATCAAACTTAGTCTTTATGACAATGGCATCACTTACAGGTCACTGGGCTTCTCCGAGCGATTTCAGCTTTCCAGGAACGTCACCAGTAACAGCTACTCACTGACCATCAGAGAGGTGAAGATTGCCGACTCTGCTGATTACATCTGTGGCCTTTGGGGGCATTTATTTGGAGATGGAACCAAGCTGAATGTAACCA TTGCAAATCCTCCGATCCTGATCCAATTCCCGAGGCTGGAGCGTGTCACTGAGGGTCACACGGCACGGTTACGGTGCTCCATGGAGAACGCTGAAGTGGGAAACACTGATGTCCACTGGTACCGAGAACTACCCGGGCTGGACATGGAGTGGGTTTTAACACACGAGGCAGGAGGCAGCGTACGAAGGAGACCAGGCTTCACTGAGCGGTTCCAGCCGTTCAAAGACGCctccaacagcagcttcatcctgaATGTCACAAACGTGACGCTCAATGACTCTGCCGTCTATTACTGCACAGTGTGGGGAGATATCAGAGGGAATGGAACCCAGCTCAAAGTAACCA ATCTCCTGGATGATCCGGTCCTTATCCAGTCTCCGCCAGTCAGCAAGGTGGCAGAGGGTGTAACCGTGCAGTTGCAATGTGTCTTGCACAAAGCTGGTGTGAATGACACTGACGTCCACTGGAACCAGCAGCGACCTGGGAAAAACAGCGAGTGGATAATGAGCCACTTTGTGGATGGCAAAGTCACCAGGTCTGGCTGTATCTCTGACCGCTTTAAGTCTTTCAGGAATGCCATGAGCAACAGTTACATTCTGACAATCGCCAATGTCTCCATCAATGACACTGCTGTCTACAACTGCAGTGTGTGGAGTTACATCTATGGAGCAGGATCCCAGCTCAATGTAACTG ATCAAACATATGAAAAGTTGTCTTTGAAAATCTTGGGCGGTATTGTAGCCTGTGTCCTGGTATTCATCCTCTTATTCATCATCTTAGCAATAGCAGTGTGCTATATGAAGAAATGGGTGTGCTTTCAACACATGTTTAAACCCGAAGG GAACTCTACTGAAGACCTGAACCCAGTTTATTCAACAGTTGCAG TTGAAACCAAGACCAATACAGAACCGGCCCCCAATGTCACTATG TCGGCGGAACCGGAGATACTCTATGCTGATATTCAGTTTGCACGAAAGAATGCCAAAGCTCCAACCTTAGAAGTCAGCGAGGAGACAACCGAATATGCTGCCATCAAACGTACATAG